The proteins below come from a single Agrobacterium vitis genomic window:
- a CDS encoding NAD kinase, translated as MARSFRSLSFVATNTPEALASREELIRTYGYTPPEEADVLVVLGGDGFMLQNLHDTMNSGRLIYGMNRGSVGFLMNDYRVEDLPERIAIATENDFHPLKMTAVSEDGTQTVALAINEVSLLRQSYQAAKLRVLIDGQERLDELICDGLMVATPVGSTAYNLSAHGPILPLDAPLLALTPVCPFRPRRWRGALLPDRVTVMIEVLEERKRPVNAVADNIEVKSVLTVQIEQAKDITARILSDPDHSWSERILAEQFAN; from the coding sequence ATGGCGCGTTCCTTCCGGTCGCTTTCTTTCGTCGCAACGAACACCCCGGAGGCGCTTGCATCCCGCGAAGAGCTGATTCGCACCTACGGATACACGCCACCCGAAGAGGCTGATGTGCTGGTCGTGCTGGGCGGCGATGGCTTCATGCTGCAAAACCTGCATGACACGATGAATTCTGGGCGGCTGATCTATGGCATGAACAGGGGCAGCGTCGGCTTCCTGATGAATGATTACCGGGTGGAAGACCTGCCTGAGCGAATCGCCATCGCCACGGAGAATGATTTTCATCCCTTGAAAATGACCGCCGTTAGCGAAGACGGCACGCAAACCGTGGCGCTTGCCATCAACGAAGTCTCGTTGCTGCGACAATCCTATCAGGCCGCAAAACTGAGAGTGCTGATCGACGGGCAGGAGCGCCTTGATGAGCTGATCTGCGATGGGCTGATGGTGGCGACACCGGTCGGCTCCACCGCCTATAATCTTTCCGCCCATGGCCCGATTCTTCCGCTCGATGCACCTCTCCTGGCGCTCACCCCCGTCTGCCCGTTTCGGCCCCGGCGCTGGCGTGGCGCCTTGCTTCCCGACCGGGTCACGGTGATGATCGAAGTTCTGGAGGAGCGAAAGCGTCCGGTCAACGCCGTCGCCGACAATATCGAAGTTAAGTCGGTGCTCACCGTGCAGATCGAACAAGCCAAGGATATTACCGCCCGCATTCTATCCGATCCCGATCATTCCTGGTCGGAACGAATTCTCGCCGAGCAATTTGCCAATTGA
- a CDS encoding Rne/Rng family ribonuclease: protein MADKMLIDASHEEETRVVVVRGNRIEEFDFESQHKKQIRGNIYLAKVTRVEPSLQAAFVDYGGNRHGFLAFAEIHPDYYQIPLADRQALLKAEAEEHGRHDDGDFEPVRSRDPGERDQPVIADPAEFANEAEEVAGLAVNQADDDHAQTTAEQPADAPQAETSQTDAVQADAVPAEPQADEAAPEAAAKPKARRPRKPRKKAGDVEASADEASAEPVAVESDETPDDGSSNGSMAAMVDTDSISEETDSRHRHDDDDDDDDDDGEKEEIESVGAEDAMEEVPDRVRRTPRKQYRIQEVIKRRQILLVQVAKEERGNKGAALTTYLSLAGRYSVLMPNTARGGGISRKITNPADRKRLKEVARDLEVPLGMGVILRTAGANRTKVEVKRDFEYLMRLWENVRTLTLNSTAPCLVYEEGSLIKRSIRDLYNKDISEIVVSGEEGYREAKDFMKMLMPSHAKVVQPYRDIHPIFSRSGIEAQLDRMLQPQVTLKSGGYIIINQTEALVSIDVNSGRSTREYSIEDTALQTNLEAAEEVARQLRLRDLAGLIVIDFIDMEEKRNNRSVEKKLKDCLKNDRARIQVGRISHFGLLEMSRQRIRASVLESTTQVCQHCSGTGLIRSQSSVALHVLRGVEEYLLKSTTHDITVRTLPETALYLLNHKRGSIVDYENRFGVSIIIDSDASVGHQHFAIDKGEPVANPVRIETLLPLISEPEEDDPIIEIEEEDDEDVVEVPVQAQPASSGNAAASAAEDGNRKRKRRRRRRGKNGNGHADGQQNAAGGDEGDDDSEGDDDAEDTSEDRDDSVEASDASEDGNSESQRRKRRRRGKRGGRRGRDENGVSADAEGNDSAEDDDSAEESAQADTDQAAAVAAAPSEAVSVSVEVDAPAIEAVKADEPVAAKPRRARKPKASAKTEAADSVETVTEPAAVPEAVVVEAPAAVEPVAAAPVSEETSVPAPAQDVSTPEPAVEAPAPEVASEPEAVSDASAEKPVRANRSSNVSTSEPVVTSVTNGDEAPKPKKGGWWQKRGFL, encoded by the coding sequence ATGGCAGACAAAATGCTAATCGATGCGTCTCACGAAGAAGAGACGCGCGTCGTTGTCGTTCGCGGTAACAGGATCGAAGAATTCGATTTTGAATCCCAGCATAAGAAACAGATCCGCGGCAACATCTATCTGGCCAAAGTCACACGGGTCGAGCCTTCCTTGCAGGCCGCCTTCGTCGATTACGGCGGCAATCGCCACGGCTTCCTGGCTTTTGCAGAAATCCATCCCGATTATTATCAGATCCCGCTTGCCGACCGTCAGGCCTTGCTGAAGGCTGAAGCCGAAGAGCATGGCCGTCACGACGACGGCGATTTCGAGCCGGTGCGCAGCAGAGATCCCGGCGAACGCGACCAGCCGGTGATTGCCGATCCGGCCGAATTCGCCAATGAAGCTGAAGAAGTCGCTGGTCTCGCCGTCAACCAGGCCGATGACGATCACGCGCAAACCACAGCCGAGCAGCCGGCAGATGCGCCGCAAGCCGAGACGTCCCAGACTGACGCAGTACAGGCCGACGCAGTACCGGCTGAGCCGCAAGCAGACGAGGCAGCCCCCGAGGCCGCAGCAAAGCCCAAGGCACGCCGTCCGCGCAAACCCCGCAAGAAGGCAGGCGATGTTGAAGCCAGCGCCGATGAAGCCTCCGCAGAACCGGTCGCCGTCGAAAGCGACGAGACACCGGACGACGGATCGAGCAATGGCAGCATGGCCGCCATGGTCGACACGGACTCCATCTCGGAAGAAACCGATAGCCGCCATCGTCATGACGATGATGACGACGACGATGATGATGACGGCGAGAAGGAAGAAATCGAATCCGTTGGTGCCGAAGACGCCATGGAAGAGGTTCCCGACCGGGTGCGCCGCACGCCGCGCAAGCAATATCGCATCCAGGAAGTTATCAAGCGCCGCCAGATCCTGCTGGTGCAGGTCGCCAAGGAAGAACGCGGCAACAAGGGTGCTGCGCTGACCACCTACCTGTCTCTGGCAGGCCGCTATTCTGTTCTGATGCCGAATACGGCACGCGGCGGCGGCATTTCGCGCAAAATCACCAACCCTGCCGACCGCAAGCGTTTGAAGGAAGTGGCCCGCGATCTGGAAGTGCCGCTGGGCATGGGCGTTATCCTGCGCACCGCAGGTGCCAATCGCACCAAGGTCGAGGTCAAGCGCGATTTCGAATATCTGATGCGTCTCTGGGAAAACGTTCGCACCCTGACACTGAATTCCACCGCACCTTGCCTCGTCTATGAGGAAGGCTCACTGATCAAGCGCTCGATCCGCGACCTGTATAACAAGGATATCAGCGAGATCGTGGTGTCAGGCGAAGAAGGCTATCGTGAAGCGAAAGACTTCATGAAAATGCTGATGCCAAGCCATGCCAAGGTGGTTCAGCCCTACCGCGATATTCACCCGATCTTCTCGCGCTCCGGCATCGAGGCCCAGCTGGACCGGATGTTGCAGCCGCAGGTGACGCTGAAGTCCGGTGGTTATATCATCATCAACCAGACCGAAGCGCTGGTGTCCATCGACGTGAACTCGGGTCGTTCGACCCGCGAATATTCCATCGAAGACACCGCCCTGCAAACCAATCTGGAAGCCGCGGAAGAAGTGGCCCGCCAGTTGCGCCTGCGTGACCTTGCCGGTCTGATCGTCATCGACTTCATCGACATGGAAGAGAAGCGCAACAACCGCTCTGTCGAGAAGAAGCTGAAGGATTGCCTGAAAAACGACCGCGCCCGTATCCAGGTCGGACGTATTTCGCATTTCGGTCTGCTGGAAATGTCGCGTCAGCGCATTCGCGCCAGCGTGTTGGAATCGACCACCCAGGTCTGCCAGCATTGCTCCGGCACAGGCCTGATCCGTTCGCAGTCCTCCGTTGCCCTGCATGTGCTGCGCGGCGTCGAAGAATATCTGCTGAAAAGCACCACGCACGACATTACCGTGCGTACCCTGCCGGAAACGGCGCTTTACCTGCTCAACCACAAGCGCGGCTCGATTGTCGATTATGAAAACCGCTTCGGCGTGTCGATCATCATCGACTCGGATGCCAGCGTCGGTCACCAGCATTTCGCCATCGACAAGGGCGAGCCGGTTGCCAATCCGGTCCGCATCGAAACCTTGCTGCCGCTGATCAGCGAGCCGGAAGAGGACGACCCGATCATTGAGATCGAGGAAGAGGATGACGAGGATGTCGTCGAGGTGCCTGTTCAGGCACAGCCCGCATCAAGTGGCAATGCCGCAGCAAGTGCCGCCGAAGACGGCAACCGCAAGCGCAAGCGCCGCCGCCGTCGCCGTGGCAAGAATGGCAATGGCCATGCCGATGGACAGCAGAATGCTGCCGGCGGTGACGAAGGCGACGATGACAGCGAAGGCGATGACGACGCCGAAGACACGTCAGAAGACCGCGATGATAGTGTCGAGGCCTCTGACGCGTCTGAAGACGGCAACAGCGAAAGCCAGCGCCGCAAGCGCCGCCGTCGCGGAAAACGCGGTGGACGTCGCGGTCGCGATGAAAATGGCGTCAGCGCCGATGCCGAAGGCAATGATAGCGCCGAAGATGACGACAGTGCGGAGGAGTCGGCGCAAGCTGACACTGATCAGGCTGCAGCCGTCGCTGCTGCACCGTCCGAAGCCGTCTCCGTAAGCGTTGAGGTAGATGCTCCGGCCATAGAAGCTGTAAAAGCCGATGAGCCCGTGGCTGCCAAGCCACGCCGGGCTCGCAAGCCGAAAGCGTCAGCCAAAACCGAAGCCGCTGACAGCGTCGAAACGGTAACGGAACCTGCTGCTGTCCCTGAGGCTGTGGTTGTCGAAGCACCGGCTGCTGTCGAGCCTGTCGCCGCCGCCCCCGTCTCGGAAGAGACGTCAGTACCGGCACCTGCTCAGGACGTCTCTACGCCAGAACCTGCGGTCGAAGCACCTGCTCCTGAAGTTGCGAGCGAGCCAGAGGCCGTAAGTGATGCCAGTGCCGAAAAGCCGGTGCGCGCCAATCGGTCGTCCAATGTCAGCACATCCGAACCGGTCGTCACCTCGGTGACCAATGGCGACGAAGCTCCAAAGCCCAAGAAGGGCGGATGGTGGCAGAAGCGCGGCTTCCTCTAG
- a CDS encoding GNAT family N-acetyltransferase codes for MQDEPMVSRVPVLETERLRLRGHRLEDFEASARMWADERVVRYISGKPSSRSDSWSRLLRYIGHWQALSFGYWVVEDRISGAFLGEVGFASYKRDITPPLDEVPEIGWVLIADGHGRGIATEAVAAALGWGDRNFAHGETVCLFDPQHQASIRVAEKSGYSRKGEVTYMGRPTLVMNRMRPSSVAAPDFG; via the coding sequence ATGCAGGATGAGCCAATGGTGTCGCGCGTGCCTGTTCTTGAAACCGAAAGGCTGCGATTGCGCGGTCATCGCCTGGAAGATTTCGAGGCATCGGCCCGGATGTGGGCGGACGAGAGAGTGGTGCGCTATATCAGCGGGAAGCCATCGAGCCGATCCGACAGCTGGTCGCGACTGCTACGCTATATCGGCCATTGGCAGGCGCTGTCCTTCGGTTATTGGGTTGTCGAAGACCGGATCAGCGGCGCCTTTCTCGGCGAAGTCGGCTTTGCCAGTTACAAGCGCGATATCACCCCGCCCTTGGACGAGGTGCCGGAAATCGGCTGGGTGCTGATTGCCGATGGCCATGGTCGGGGTATTGCCACCGAAGCCGTCGCCGCGGCGCTTGGCTGGGGTGACCGGAATTTTGCCCATGGAGAAACTGTCTGCCTTTTCGACCCGCAGCACCAGGCGTCGATCCGGGTTGCGGAGAAAAGCGGCTATAGTCGTAAGGGTGAGGTGACCTATATGGGCAGACCGACGCTGGTCATGAACCGCATGAGGCCATCATCGGTGGCGGCGCCAGATTTCGGTTGA
- the prfB gene encoding peptide chain release factor 2 (programmed frameshift), whose amino-acid sequence MRNEIENVVDEIKQAISLLRRHLDWDQAVRRLDWLNNKAEDPNLWNDAAEAQKLMRERQQLEDSIAGVRRLEQQMKDNIELIEMGEEEGDESIVKEAEEGLKALKAESGKLQVEAMLSGEADGNDTYVEVHSGAGGTESQDWANMLLRMYTRWAERSGFKVELLEVHDGEEAGIKSATILVKGHNAYGWMKTESGVHRLVRISPYDSNARRHTSFSSIWVYPVVDDSIQIDINESDCRIDTYRSSGAGGQHVNTTDSAVRITHIPSGIAVSCQQERSQHKNKAKAWDMLRARLYEVELKKREEAANAEAASKTDIGWGHQIRSYVLQPYQLVKDLRTGVESTAPDDVLNGDISPFMEAALAHRISGSADAVSDID is encoded by the exons ATGCGTAACGAAATCGAAAATGTCGTCGACGAAATCAAGCAGGCCATAAGCCTGCTGAGGAGGCATCTT GACTGGGATCAGGCGGTAAGACGACTGGACTGGTTGAACAACAAGGCAGAGGACCCCAACCTCTGGAACGACGCGGCTGAGGCCCAGAAGCTGATGCGCGAGCGCCAGCAGCTGGAAGACAGCATTGCCGGCGTGCGCCGTCTCGAACAGCAGATGAAAGATAATATCGAGCTGATCGAGATGGGTGAGGAAGAGGGCGACGAGAGCATCGTCAAGGAGGCCGAGGAAGGCCTGAAAGCCCTCAAGGCCGAATCCGGTAAATTGCAGGTCGAAGCCATGCTGTCGGGTGAAGCTGATGGCAATGACACCTATGTTGAAGTGCATTCGGGTGCCGGCGGCACGGAAAGCCAGGACTGGGCCAACATGCTGTTGCGCATGTATACCCGCTGGGCCGAGCGCAGTGGTTTCAAGGTGGAATTGCTGGAAGTGCATGACGGCGAAGAAGCGGGCATCAAGTCGGCCACCATCCTGGTCAAGGGCCACAATGCCTATGGCTGGATGAAGACCGAATCGGGCGTGCATCGCCTGGTGCGCATTTCGCCCTATGACAGCAACGCACGGCGCCACACCTCGTTTTCTTCCATCTGGGTCTACCCGGTGGTGGATGATTCGATTCAAATCGACATCAACGAAAGCGATTGCCGTATCGATACCTACCGCTCCTCTGGTGCGGGCGGTCAGCACGTCAACACCACGGACTCGGCGGTGCGAATCACCCATATTCCAAGCGGTATTGCAGTCTCCTGCCAGCAGGAACGGTCGCAGCACAAGAACAAGGCCAAGGCCTGGGACATGTTGCGCGCCCGTCTCTACGAAGTCGAGCTGAAGAAACGCGAGGAAGCCGCCAATGCCGAGGCAGCGTCCAAGACTGATATCGGTTGGGGCCACCAGATTCGCTCCTACGTATTGCAGCCCTATCAGTTGGTCAAGGATCTGCGCACCGGTGTCGAAAGCACAGCGCCCGACGACGTCCTGAACGGCGACATCAGCCCCTTCATGGAGGCCGCTCTCGCCCATCGCATCAGCGGCAGCGCCGATGCTGTTTCCGATATCGACTGA
- a CDS encoding N-acetylmuramoyl-L-alanine amidase — MRQGKRPGLAILWLLACIIAGLAPAKAFSADRLAAFAARIAGDDARTRIVMDFDQKPETTVRYIGNPDRIVVDLPATVFAFPAEALVARGLFREIRFGSIDATHSRIVLTTSRPAKLVLTDIRKNDEGQGFRLILDAEMTDNDTFSKLVASQAWEADAYSNGKSPRIEQAAPATDGEFLIAVDAGHGGIDTGATGKTTNTPEKTVTLGFARALAVELNRQKGVKAFLTRDGDTFLSLSQRVTLARQKGANLFISLHADMLGQANIRGATVYTISDKASDHLAEAAAARENQSDEVGGVDASAEPQEVSDILADLTRRETQAFSIAMAKSVVTSFDGQINLINNPHRFAGFRVLQAQDVPSVLLELGFLSNKEDEKLLLDPAWRGKVVKLIAEAVKKYRQPLVAKGG, encoded by the coding sequence ATGAGGCAAGGCAAGCGGCCCGGCTTGGCGATCCTGTGGCTATTGGCCTGTATTATCGCGGGCTTGGCGCCTGCAAAAGCCTTTTCGGCGGATCGTCTCGCCGCGTTTGCAGCCCGTATCGCCGGTGACGATGCCCGCACCCGTATCGTCATGGATTTCGACCAGAAGCCGGAAACGACCGTGCGCTATATCGGCAATCCGGATCGCATCGTCGTCGATCTGCCAGCCACCGTCTTTGCCTTTCCAGCCGAGGCACTGGTGGCCCGTGGCCTGTTTCGGGAGATCCGTTTCGGCTCCATCGACGCTACCCATTCGCGTATCGTGCTGACGACGTCGCGGCCTGCCAAACTCGTCCTCACCGACATTCGTAAAAATGACGAGGGGCAGGGATTTCGACTGATTCTCGATGCGGAGATGACCGATAATGACACATTTTCCAAACTGGTCGCCTCCCAGGCCTGGGAGGCGGATGCCTACAGCAATGGTAAGAGCCCGCGCATAGAACAGGCGGCGCCCGCGACGGATGGCGAGTTTCTGATTGCCGTCGATGCCGGCCATGGCGGTATCGACACCGGGGCCACAGGCAAGACCACCAATACGCCGGAAAAAACCGTGACGCTGGGTTTTGCCCGGGCGCTGGCTGTCGAGCTTAACAGGCAAAAGGGCGTCAAGGCCTTCCTGACCCGCGATGGCGATACGTTCCTGTCCCTGTCGCAGCGCGTGACGCTGGCCCGGCAGAAAGGCGCAAACCTGTTTATTTCGCTGCATGCCGATATGCTGGGCCAGGCCAATATTCGCGGCGCGACCGTTTATACCATTTCCGACAAGGCATCCGACCATCTCGCCGAAGCGGCGGCAGCGCGTGAAAACCAATCGGACGAGGTTGGCGGTGTCGATGCGAGCGCCGAACCTCAGGAAGTCTCCGATATCCTGGCGGACCTTACCCGGCGGGAGACTCAGGCCTTTTCCATCGCCATGGCCAAATCGGTGGTGACGTCGTTCGACGGGCAGATCAACCTGATCAACAATCCGCATCGCTTTGCCGGATTCCGAGTGTTGCAGGCCCAGGATGTGCCGTCCGTGCTGCTCGAACTTGGGTTTCTGTCCAACAAGGAGGACGAGAAGCTCTTGCTCGATCCGGCCTGGCGCGGCAAAGTGGTGAAACTGATCGCCGAGGCGGTGAAGAAATATCGCCAGCCGCTTGTTGCCAAAGGTGGTTGA
- the pyrF gene encoding orotidine-5'-phosphate decarboxylase, giving the protein MPTWTEIVKANVEHYGDLVAGIDPALGDIPALFESGDGCWIEDYVEFLLDTIEGHVGFVKFQSAYFEACGLKGLKALSTGMARARAAGIGVILDAKRGDIGATASAYAKAYLVPGAEGGSGDFEADCLTVNPLMGPDTLAPFVEAAQAHGKGLFVLCRTSNPGAGWLQDKMTGNQLISDRLAGLIGGFIPDTIEDGDLSAIGAVIGATVPAEGRRLRQFMPRSIILAPGLGAQGADPLAIHSLRGTVPGDLLVPVSRGLTKVEDRSISLDDYAELILDRLQGFKQSIAYDYSRLRSRAV; this is encoded by the coding sequence ATGCCGACATGGACTGAAATCGTCAAAGCCAATGTCGAGCATTATGGCGATCTGGTCGCTGGAATCGACCCAGCGCTTGGCGATATTCCCGCCCTATTCGAGAGTGGCGATGGATGCTGGATCGAAGACTATGTGGAGTTTCTTCTCGATACGATCGAGGGCCATGTTGGCTTCGTCAAGTTTCAGTCGGCTTATTTCGAGGCTTGCGGCCTTAAAGGCTTGAAGGCTCTGTCGACGGGCATGGCACGCGCGCGGGCGGCGGGCATTGGGGTTATCCTCGATGCAAAGCGCGGCGATATCGGTGCAACCGCGTCAGCCTATGCCAAAGCCTATCTTGTTCCCGGCGCGGAAGGGGGAAGCGGTGACTTCGAGGCGGATTGCCTGACCGTCAATCCACTCATGGGACCCGACACGCTTGCCCCCTTTGTCGAGGCAGCGCAGGCGCATGGCAAAGGCCTGTTCGTCCTCTGCCGCACCTCCAATCCGGGCGCAGGCTGGCTTCAGGACAAGATGACGGGCAATCAGCTTATCTCGGACCGGCTGGCTGGGCTGATCGGCGGTTTTATACCTGACACGATTGAGGACGGTGATCTCAGTGCCATTGGGGCGGTTATCGGTGCGACGGTTCCTGCGGAAGGACGTCGCCTTAGACAATTTATGCCCCGTTCGATCATTCTTGCACCAGGATTGGGTGCGCAAGGCGCCGATCCGCTGGCCATCCACTCCTTGCGTGGAACCGTACCCGGTGACTTGCTGGTGCCCGTATCCCGTGGCCTGACGAAGGTTGAAGACAGAAGCATTTCTCTGGACGATTATGCCGAATTGATCCTGGACAGGCTGCAAGGCTTCAAGCAGTCCATTGCCTATGATTACAGCCGGCTCAGGAGCAGAGCGGTCTGA
- a CDS encoding penicillin-binding protein 1A, whose protein sequence is MIRLIGYLFGLASVAALAAAAAAAIYLKTITKDLPDYEVLSRYAPPVMTRVHAGNGALIAEYAHERRLFMPIQAIPDRVKAAFLSAEDKNFYTHPGVDIWGLGRAILVNLQNFGSGRRPVGASTITQQVAKNFLLSSDQTMDRKIKEAILSFRIEQAYSKDKILELYLNEIFFGLNSYGIAAAALTYFDKPVTELTIAETAYLASLPKGPANYHPYRHTQAAIERRNWVIDRLVENGFVSQADGDTAKKEDLGVNLRRGGGNVFASDYFSEEVRRQIIDKYGTKSLYEGGLSVRTSLDPELQVAARKALQDGLLSYDERRGYRGPITHIDMGSDWGVPLADVASLADVPEWEVAVVLSTSKTEVQIGLKPDRDGAGKVVPERLTGTIKADAMDWAYRSGRGDRKTAKSPDGVLQPGDVVYAEKSGADTSTNYRLRQPPKVQGGFVAMDPHTGRVLALVGGFSYAQSEFNRATQAMRQPGSSFKPFVYAAALDSGYTPASVVLDAPVEFVSGGEVWRPQNDGGGSIGPATLRFAIEHSRNLMTVRLANDMGMNLVAEYAERFGIYDHMQPVLSMSLGAGETTVMRMVSAYAVIANGGKQIKPTLIDRIQDRYGKTIFKHEERICEGCNADEWHNQDEPVLADNRLQVLDPMTSYQITSMMQGVIQRGTAYGKIKLDRDVAGKTGTTNDAKDTWFVGFTPNIVAGVYIGYDNPTPMGRGATGGSMSAPVFNEFMQTAVKGTPPSKFKVPDGMQMIAVNRKTGMAAVVGDPDTIVEAFKPGTGPADSLSVIGMDSNMQPDEIMKSSPQVNQAVQSGTPGLF, encoded by the coding sequence ATGATAAGACTGATTGGATATCTCTTCGGATTGGCTTCCGTTGCCGCGCTTGCCGCGGCAGCCGCTGCTGCCATCTATCTGAAGACCATTACCAAGGATCTACCTGATTACGAGGTATTGAGCCGGTATGCGCCGCCCGTGATGACCCGCGTCCATGCCGGTAACGGCGCGCTGATTGCCGAATATGCCCATGAACGGCGGCTGTTCATGCCGATCCAGGCCATTCCCGATCGTGTGAAGGCGGCTTTCCTGTCGGCGGAAGACAAGAATTTCTACACCCATCCCGGTGTCGATATCTGGGGTCTTGGCCGCGCCATCCTGGTGAACTTGCAGAATTTCGGCTCCGGTCGCCGTCCCGTCGGCGCTTCGACCATCACCCAGCAGGTCGCCAAGAATTTTCTTCTGTCGTCCGACCAGACCATGGACCGCAAGATCAAGGAGGCCATTCTCTCCTTCCGCATCGAGCAGGCCTATTCCAAGGACAAGATCCTTGAGCTTTATCTGAACGAGATTTTCTTCGGACTGAATTCCTATGGTATCGCTGCGGCGGCACTCACCTATTTCGACAAGCCGGTCACCGAACTGACGATTGCCGAAACCGCTTATCTTGCTTCTCTGCCTAAAGGCCCGGCCAACTACCATCCCTATCGCCATACCCAGGCCGCTATCGAGCGCCGCAATTGGGTTATCGACCGGCTGGTGGAGAACGGCTTCGTCAGCCAGGCCGATGGCGACACCGCCAAGAAGGAAGACCTGGGCGTCAACCTGCGGCGCGGTGGTGGCAATGTGTTTGCCTCGGATTATTTCTCCGAAGAAGTGCGCCGTCAGATTATCGATAAATACGGCACCAAGTCCCTTTATGAAGGCGGGCTTTCTGTGCGCACCTCGCTCGATCCAGAACTACAAGTCGCCGCCCGCAAGGCGCTTCAGGATGGTTTGCTGAGCTATGACGAACGGCGTGGCTATCGCGGTCCGATCACCCATATAGACATGGGGTCCGATTGGGGCGTGCCGCTGGCCGATGTGGCCAGCCTTGCCGACGTGCCGGAATGGGAAGTCGCGGTCGTACTCTCTACTTCCAAGACAGAGGTGCAGATCGGTCTGAAACCGGATCGTGACGGCGCGGGCAAAGTCGTGCCGGAGCGTTTGACCGGCACCATCAAGGCCGATGCGATGGATTGGGCCTATAGGTCGGGACGCGGCGACCGCAAGACGGCCAAATCGCCTGACGGTGTCTTGCAGCCCGGTGACGTGGTCTATGCCGAGAAGAGCGGCGCCGATACCTCCACTAATTATCGCCTGCGGCAGCCGCCGAAAGTCCAGGGCGGTTTTGTTGCCATGGACCCGCATACGGGCCGCGTTCTGGCTCTGGTTGGCGGTTTCTCCTACGCCCAATCGGAATTCAACCGCGCGACGCAGGCCATGCGTCAGCCGGGTTCGTCCTTCAAACCCTTCGTCTATGCGGCGGCGCTGGATAGCGGCTATACGCCAGCTTCCGTGGTGCTGGATGCACCGGTGGAATTTGTGTCCGGCGGCGAAGTCTGGCGACCGCAAAACGACGGCGGCGGTTCCATTGGTCCGGCAACGCTGCGGTTTGCCATCGAGCATTCGCGCAATTTGATGACCGTGCGTTTGGCCAATGACATGGGCATGAATTTGGTGGCCGAATATGCCGAGCGCTTCGGCATTTACGATCATATGCAGCCCGTGTTGTCCATGTCGCTGGGGGCAGGGGAAACCACTGTCATGCGCATGGTGTCCGCCTATGCGGTGATCGCCAATGGCGGCAAGCAGATCAAGCCGACACTGATCGACCGGATCCAGGATCGCTACGGCAAGACGATCTTCAAACATGAAGAGCGGATTTGCGAAGGCTGCAATGCCGACGAATGGCACAATCAGGATGAGCCGGTTCTGGCCGATAACCGGTTGCAGGTGCTTGATCCGATGACCTCCTATCAGATCACCTCAATGATGCAGGGCGTCATCCAGCGCGGCACGGCCTATGGCAAGATCAAGCTGGACCGCGACGTGGCGGGTAAGACCGGCACCACCAACGACGCGAAGGATACCTGGTTCGTCGGCTTCACCCCGAATATCGTCGCCGGTGTTTATATCGGTTACGACAATCCGACCCCGATGGGCCGGGGTGCGACGGGGGGCTCGATGTCAGCACCTGTATTTAATGAATTCATGCAGACCGCAGTGAAGGGCACACCGCCCAGCAAGTTCAAGGTGCCTGACGGTATGCAGATGATTGCCGTCAACCGCAAGACTGGCATGGCGGCGGTCGTGGGCGATCCTGATACGATTGTTGAGGCCTTCAAGCCCGGCACCGGCCCGGCCGACAGCCTCTCGGTGATCGGCATGGACAGCAATATGCAGCCCGATGAGATCATGAAAAGCTCGCCGCAGGTCAACCAGGCCGTTCAGTCCGGGACGCCCGGCCTGTTTTAA